From a region of the Streptomyces venezuelae genome:
- a CDS encoding alpha/beta fold hydrolase, with amino-acid sequence MADLDRIVPLRTEGDLTPLFCVHAVSGSAYSYAGLSRLLDEGRPVYGFEAPGFDNDRTPVRSLPALADEYTEILRAFQPSGEYRLMGWSLGGLLAHEIAKRLTAAGEKVANLIMVDSGLPVVMPLPPERDILIRFIRDMMGLEEAPSELRSLFADWPEDVTPDVVFEAVEESGLLPEEFDAYLLGGQYDVFRAHLEGFYSIDVTGGYDGPAVHVMADRSVAEDMQWKRLMPGLREHTIPGTHHSIWQGDSLPVLTRIIQDALDSENYG; translated from the coding sequence GTGGCTGACCTCGACCGCATCGTCCCCCTGCGGACCGAGGGCGACCTGACGCCCCTGTTCTGCGTGCACGCCGTCTCCGGCTCGGCGTACTCGTACGCGGGCCTGTCCCGGCTGCTCGACGAGGGCCGGCCGGTGTACGGGTTCGAGGCGCCCGGGTTCGACAACGACCGCACCCCGGTGCGGTCGTTGCCGGCCCTGGCCGACGAGTACACCGAGATCCTGCGCGCGTTCCAGCCCAGCGGCGAGTACCGGCTGATGGGCTGGTCGCTGGGCGGTCTGCTGGCACACGAGATCGCGAAGCGGCTGACGGCGGCCGGCGAGAAGGTCGCCAACCTGATCATGGTGGATTCCGGTCTGCCCGTGGTGATGCCGCTCCCGCCGGAGCGGGACATCCTGATCAGGTTCATCCGCGACATGATGGGCCTCGAAGAGGCGCCGTCGGAGCTCAGGAGCCTGTTCGCCGACTGGCCCGAGGACGTGACGCCCGACGTCGTCTTCGAGGCCGTCGAGGAGTCCGGCCTGCTGCCGGAGGAGTTCGACGCCTACCTGCTGGGGGGCCAGTACGACGTCTTCAGGGCCCATCTGGAGGGCTTCTACTCCATCGACGTGACGGGGGGCTACGACGGGCCCGCGGTGCACGTCATGGCCGACCGGTCGGTCGCGGAGGACATGCAGTGGAAGCGGCTGATGCCCGGACTCCGTGAGCACACGATCCCCGGGACGCACCACTCCATCTGGCAGGGCGACAGCCTGCCGGTCCTGACCCGGATCATCCAGGACGCCCTCGACTCCGAGAACTACGGTTAG
- a CDS encoding non-ribosomal peptide synthetase codes for MTTSIEARRRAPLSFGQEQLWFLDQLTPGVTAYNILLASRLRGPLRIDLLRRSLTLVVARHEAMRVTIHADEGGTPFQVASDPSEVELPVIDRTGLDPQAQEAAIEEALRELSGQSFDLQQGPLYRYSLLKLADDDHVFVQNLHHIATDGWSSGVVNAELSTAYDALLAGREPEFEGTGSQYLDVARSQREYMQGDTLKEELDFWAEKLTDLPTLEFPTDRPRPATASRGGGIVVGQFPTELLEQARVLAKEHGASLYMVLAAALNVVLSRYTGQEDIPIGVPMLSRTEVELEDVVGLFVNMVVLRSDVSGDPTFADLLERTLDANLDLYEHQEVPFHLIVERVQPERVAGRNPLFQVSMQLLGAANSGGSVAFAGTTSEAVSPPGAASRFDMAIDFVESGDNLKAVVEYSKDLFDEWRVRALLGHIETVLTAAVKDSSQRLSQLPLLTDAERDEVFALGKGEPAEYSEDALHVGFAKIAQDTPDAVAVVCRGVEITYGELDRRADRLARHLRGLGLEHGQVVATVIDRDVDAYVAMVGILKAGGAFAMMDPKLPAARLDYMIRDTAAPVVLTRSTLADRLPESSGWARVLIDTDWPEIEAVPADEPLEEWATRESLAYILYTSGSTGTPKGVMIAHRAVSFFCEAYRRTFDFGPQDRLLQLPALNFDMSQGEIWTAFLVGARVVAVSPEDAQSPEALTALLRDQKVTYAGLPPAMQSVMDPEPYPDLKYVMGGAEVLPPELVNKWNLPGRKYLNLYGPTECAIGQTEYHVEQIEWTTPPPIGRPQLNRQVYVVDPQNNLVPKGVYGELLIGGQEGGLARGYLNQPEMTAAKFIEDPFDSDSKVYRSGDLVRWTEGGQIEFLGRMDNQVKLRGLRVELGEIETALQSHPAILRAVVLMRPDRRGENRLVGYFTSVDQAPEIDELRKHLAESLPDYMVPTAWVPLDKFPMNNDGWKINRNALPEPVDEDGDREFTAPRTETEVQVAGAFADVLALSQVGADDSFFDIGGNSLQALRVVSRINKSLKIRISVRLLYGNATVSAISSVIDELIEAKARG; via the coding sequence ATGACCACGTCCATCGAAGCCCGCCGCCGGGCGCCGCTCTCCTTCGGCCAGGAGCAGCTCTGGTTCCTCGACCAGCTGACTCCCGGTGTGACGGCCTACAACATCCTTCTCGCCTCCCGACTGCGCGGCCCACTGCGGATCGACCTGCTCCGCCGCAGCCTCACGCTGGTGGTGGCACGGCACGAGGCCATGCGCGTGACGATCCACGCCGACGAGGGCGGCACCCCCTTCCAGGTGGCGTCGGACCCCTCCGAGGTGGAACTGCCCGTCATCGACCGGACCGGACTGGACCCGCAGGCCCAGGAAGCCGCCATCGAGGAGGCCCTGCGCGAGCTCTCGGGCCAGTCGTTCGACCTGCAGCAGGGCCCGCTCTACCGCTACAGCCTGCTGAAGCTGGCCGACGACGACCACGTCTTCGTCCAGAACCTGCACCACATCGCGACGGACGGCTGGTCCTCCGGCGTGGTCAACGCGGAGCTCTCGACGGCGTACGACGCCCTGCTGGCCGGCCGCGAGCCCGAGTTCGAGGGCACCGGCTCCCAGTACCTGGACGTCGCCCGGTCGCAGCGCGAGTACATGCAGGGCGACACCCTGAAGGAAGAGCTCGACTTCTGGGCCGAGAAGCTGACCGACCTGCCCACCCTGGAGTTCCCGACGGACCGGCCCCGGCCCGCGACGGCCAGCCGGGGCGGCGGCATCGTGGTCGGGCAGTTCCCGACGGAGCTGCTGGAGCAGGCGCGCGTACTCGCCAAGGAGCACGGCGCCTCGCTGTACATGGTGCTCGCGGCGGCACTCAACGTGGTCCTGAGCCGTTACACCGGCCAGGAGGACATCCCCATCGGCGTGCCGATGCTCAGCCGCACCGAGGTCGAACTCGAGGACGTCGTCGGCCTCTTCGTCAACATGGTGGTGCTGCGCTCGGACGTGTCGGGCGACCCCACCTTCGCCGACCTGCTGGAGCGGACGCTCGACGCCAACCTGGACCTCTACGAGCACCAGGAGGTCCCCTTCCACCTGATCGTCGAGCGCGTGCAGCCGGAGCGGGTCGCGGGCCGCAACCCGCTGTTCCAGGTGTCCATGCAGCTGCTGGGCGCCGCCAACTCCGGTGGCAGCGTGGCCTTCGCCGGCACGACCAGCGAAGCCGTCAGCCCGCCCGGAGCCGCCTCCCGCTTCGACATGGCGATCGACTTCGTCGAGTCCGGTGACAACCTCAAGGCGGTCGTCGAGTACTCCAAGGACCTCTTCGACGAGTGGCGGGTCCGGGCCCTGCTCGGCCACATCGAGACCGTGCTGACGGCCGCGGTGAAGGACTCCTCGCAGCGCCTGTCCCAGCTGCCGCTGCTGACCGACGCCGAGCGGGACGAGGTCTTCGCGCTCGGCAAGGGCGAGCCGGCCGAGTACTCCGAGGACGCGCTGCACGTCGGCTTCGCGAAGATCGCGCAGGACACCCCGGACGCGGTGGCCGTGGTCTGCCGCGGCGTCGAGATCACCTACGGCGAACTCGACCGGCGCGCCGACCGCCTGGCCCGCCACCTGCGCGGCCTCGGCCTGGAGCACGGCCAGGTCGTCGCCACCGTGATCGACCGCGACGTGGACGCGTACGTGGCGATGGTGGGCATCCTGAAGGCGGGTGGCGCCTTCGCGATGATGGACCCGAAGCTGCCGGCCGCACGCCTGGACTACATGATCCGCGACACCGCGGCGCCGGTGGTGCTGACCCGCTCGACGCTGGCCGACCGGCTGCCGGAGTCCTCGGGCTGGGCCCGCGTCCTGATCGACACGGACTGGCCGGAGATCGAGGCCGTCCCGGCGGACGAGCCGCTGGAGGAGTGGGCGACCCGGGAATCCCTCGCGTACATCCTCTACACCTCCGGTTCCACCGGTACGCCCAAGGGCGTGATGATCGCCCACCGCGCCGTCTCGTTCTTCTGCGAGGCGTACCGCCGCACGTTCGACTTCGGTCCCCAGGACCGGCTGCTCCAGCTGCCCGCCCTGAACTTCGACATGTCGCAGGGTGAGATCTGGACGGCCTTCCTGGTCGGTGCGCGGGTGGTGGCGGTGTCCCCGGAGGACGCCCAGTCCCCCGAGGCGCTGACGGCACTGCTGCGCGACCAGAAGGTGACCTACGCGGGCCTGCCGCCGGCGATGCAGTCGGTGATGGACCCCGAGCCGTACCCGGACCTGAAGTACGTCATGGGCGGCGCCGAGGTGCTCCCTCCCGAGCTGGTCAACAAGTGGAACCTGCCCGGCCGTAAGTACCTCAACCTGTACGGCCCGACGGAGTGCGCCATCGGGCAGACCGAGTACCACGTCGAGCAGATCGAGTGGACGACGCCGCCGCCGATCGGCCGTCCCCAGCTGAACCGGCAGGTCTACGTCGTCGACCCGCAGAACAACCTGGTGCCCAAGGGCGTCTACGGCGAGCTGCTGATCGGCGGCCAGGAGGGCGGGCTGGCCCGCGGCTACCTGAACCAGCCGGAGATGACGGCGGCCAAGTTCATCGAGGACCCCTTCGACTCCGACAGCAAGGTCTACCGCAGCGGTGACCTGGTGCGCTGGACCGAGGGCGGCCAGATCGAGTTCCTCGGCCGCATGGACAACCAGGTCAAGCTGCGCGGCCTGCGCGTCGAGCTGGGCGAGATCGAGACCGCGCTGCAGTCGCACCCCGCGATCCTGCGCGCCGTGGTCCTGATGCGTCCGGACCGCCGCGGTGAGAACCGGCTCGTGGGCTACTTCACCTCGGTGGACCAGGCGCCGGAGATCGACGAGCTGCGCAAGCACCTCGCCGAGTCGCTGCCGGACTACATGGTGCCGACGGCGTGGGTGCCGCTCGACAAGTTCCCGATGAACAACGACGGGTGGAAGATCAACCGGAACGCGCTCCCGGAGCCGGTGGACGAGGACGGCGACCGCGAGTTCACCGCCCCCCGGACCGAGACCGAGGTCCAGGTCGCCGGTGCCTTCGCCGACGTCCTCGCGCTGTCGCAGGTCGGTGCCGACGACAGCTTCTTCGACATCGGCGGCAACTCGCTCCAGGCCCTGCGCGTGGTGAGCCGGATCAACAAGAGCCTCAAGATCCGCATCAGCGTGCGTCTGCTGTACGGCAACGCCACCGTCAGCGCGATCTCCTCCGTCATCGACGAGCTGATCGAGGCGAAGGCACGTGGCTGA
- a CDS encoding carbamoyltransferase C-terminal domain-containing protein, translating into MLILGFKEGHDGGVVAIEDGKLLFALEAEKDSFPRYDRLTAEVITRAAGMLDRQPDVISLSGWVKGKHSVEPKLRAGYFGVGEGSVTDEAGKWFGKDVRIFSSTHERSHIMTAYGMAPAAHGKAHYSLVWEGSIGDFYRIDESGEVTHLKHVMTDPGNKYAYLFSLADPKHPAGKGFFNYSHAGKQMALTAFAEDTPMTKAEQETIDFILKQDGIVLGVSKDEMTWSHLYNAGVESQEYRNAAAKHSNAIFDRFYSYAAKHMTEGLPLQISGGCALNCNWNAQFRQSGLFESVFVPPCPNDSGAALGTAIDAQRFYTGQATIDWDVYAGEEFVEDVQPDPAKYETRPLVASEVARFLEQGNIIGWARGRYEMGPRALGNRSILAAPFTEETTVRLNTIKGREGYRPIAPIALEADADKWFVGSVHDPYMLFFNRVTTEELKAVTHIDGSARTQTVTHERNPGIATLLEAFRDITGFSVLCNTSLNFNGRGFINRSSDLLQYGEEHGLDGYVINDTFVTRRKS; encoded by the coding sequence ATGTTGATCCTGGGTTTCAAAGAGGGCCATGACGGCGGAGTCGTCGCCATCGAGGACGGCAAGCTTCTCTTCGCGCTGGAGGCGGAGAAGGACAGCTTCCCGCGGTACGACCGGCTGACCGCCGAGGTGATCACCCGGGCCGCCGGCATGCTGGACCGCCAGCCCGACGTGATCTCCCTGAGCGGCTGGGTCAAGGGCAAGCACTCCGTCGAGCCGAAGCTGCGCGCCGGTTACTTCGGTGTCGGCGAGGGTTCCGTCACGGACGAGGCCGGCAAGTGGTTCGGCAAGGACGTCCGGATATTCTCCTCGACCCACGAGCGCTCGCACATCATGACCGCCTACGGCATGGCCCCGGCCGCCCACGGCAAGGCGCACTACTCGCTGGTGTGGGAAGGCAGCATCGGCGACTTCTACCGCATCGACGAGTCGGGTGAGGTCACCCACCTCAAGCACGTGATGACCGACCCCGGCAACAAGTACGCCTACCTGTTCTCGCTGGCCGACCCCAAGCACCCCGCGGGCAAGGGCTTCTTCAACTACAGCCACGCGGGCAAGCAGATGGCGCTGACGGCCTTCGCCGAAGACACGCCGATGACCAAGGCCGAGCAGGAGACGATCGACTTCATCCTGAAGCAGGACGGCATCGTGCTCGGTGTCTCCAAGGACGAGATGACCTGGTCGCACCTCTACAACGCGGGTGTCGAGTCCCAGGAGTACCGCAACGCCGCGGCGAAGCACTCGAACGCGATCTTCGACCGCTTCTACAGCTACGCCGCCAAGCACATGACCGAGGGTCTGCCGCTGCAGATCTCCGGCGGCTGCGCCCTCAACTGCAACTGGAACGCTCAGTTCCGTCAGAGTGGCCTCTTCGAGTCCGTGTTCGTGCCGCCGTGCCCGAACGACAGCGGCGCCGCACTCGGCACCGCCATCGACGCCCAGCGGTTCTACACCGGCCAGGCCACCATCGACTGGGACGTCTACGCCGGCGAGGAGTTCGTCGAGGACGTCCAGCCCGACCCCGCGAAGTACGAGACCCGCCCGCTGGTCGCCTCCGAGGTCGCCCGCTTCCTGGAGCAGGGCAACATCATCGGCTGGGCCCGCGGCCGCTACGAGATGGGTCCGCGCGCCCTCGGCAACCGGTCCATCCTCGCCGCGCCGTTCACGGAGGAGACCACCGTACGGCTGAACACCATCAAGGGACGTGAGGGCTACCGCCCGATCGCGCCGATCGCCCTGGAGGCGGACGCCGACAAGTGGTTCGTCGGCTCGGTCCACGACCCGTACATGCTGTTCTTCAACCGGGTGACCACCGAGGAGCTGAAGGCCGTCACGCACATCGACGGTTCCGCCCGCACCCAGACCGTCACCCACGAGCGGAACCCCGGCATCGCCACGCTGCTGGAGGCCTTCCGCGACATCACCGGGTTCAGCGTCCTGTGCAACACCTCGCTGAACTTCAACGGCCGCGGATTCATCAACCGCTCCAGCGACCTCCTGCAGTACGGCGAGGAGCACGGCCTCGACGGCTACGTCATCAACGACACCTTCGTCACCCGCCGGAAGAGCTGA
- a CDS encoding FAD/NAD(P)-binding protein yields the protein MNPVRIAVIGVGPRGLSALERVISHTALDGPPVELLLIEPGELGVGIHEAKQPDYLLLNTIASQLTIFSDTRMTPGAPVTTGPDFFEWCGERHGAVEFDDFLPRRLLGEYLQWAAGELLDRASGSDRLTVHHLRAVASSVRQDSDGATVTLADGAEHRVDLAVVTTGHGIAAGPPVTADGFIAMPYPLPDQVDAIAEDATVALLGTGLTAMDVIAALTVGRGGEFTEDGYRPSGREPRIVLANRTGWLPCARPATTRERRAAPAEFLTQSAVTGLRERSEDGRLDFRRDVEPLILREALGRMGSATAEETAAVKRILQPTRDTSPSYEQYVAELVERASADLREAERGLGTSAVKEGLEILRDHRDGLRAAVDPPGLTEESHRYFMREYVPLVNRTVIGPQKERIHELLRLIAAGVVVPGPGPRAELSPDGDGWVLSSTALDEPHRITVDLVIKANMDWPVIDPELDPIACSLRDWSAPGAEGALRLDRDGFVAPAQDSDGHRAVAVFGPPAEGASYYNHYVPSPGVWSRALTDLDRVLGPVLGTGRSTGSPDGDRSAQ from the coding sequence GTGAACCCCGTACGGATAGCGGTGATCGGCGTCGGCCCGCGCGGGCTGTCGGCGCTGGAGCGGGTCATCAGCCACACCGCGCTCGACGGACCCCCCGTCGAACTGCTGCTGATCGAACCCGGTGAGCTGGGTGTCGGGATCCACGAGGCCAAGCAGCCGGACTACCTGCTGCTCAACACGATCGCCTCACAGCTGACCATCTTCTCGGACACGCGGATGACCCCGGGTGCGCCGGTGACCACCGGGCCCGACTTCTTCGAGTGGTGCGGGGAGCGGCACGGCGCCGTCGAGTTCGACGACTTCCTGCCGCGCCGGCTGCTCGGCGAGTACCTCCAGTGGGCTGCGGGCGAGCTGCTCGACCGGGCCTCCGGCTCGGACCGGCTGACCGTGCACCACCTGCGGGCCGTCGCGTCCTCCGTACGGCAGGACTCCGACGGCGCCACGGTGACGCTCGCGGACGGGGCGGAGCACCGAGTCGACCTGGCCGTGGTCACCACGGGGCACGGGATCGCGGCGGGCCCGCCGGTCACGGCGGACGGCTTCATCGCGATGCCGTACCCGCTGCCCGACCAGGTGGACGCGATCGCCGAGGACGCCACCGTCGCCCTGCTCGGCACCGGCCTGACCGCCATGGACGTGATCGCCGCGCTGACCGTGGGCCGCGGCGGGGAGTTCACCGAGGACGGGTACCGGCCCTCGGGCCGCGAGCCGCGCATCGTCCTGGCGAACCGGACCGGCTGGCTGCCCTGCGCCCGGCCGGCCACCACGCGGGAGCGTCGGGCCGCTCCGGCGGAGTTCCTGACCCAGTCCGCCGTCACCGGGCTGCGCGAGCGCAGCGAGGACGGCCGGCTGGACTTCCGTCGGGACGTCGAGCCGCTGATCCTGCGCGAGGCACTCGGGCGGATGGGTTCGGCCACGGCCGAGGAGACCGCCGCCGTCAAGCGGATCCTCCAGCCGACCCGGGACACGTCGCCGAGCTACGAGCAGTACGTGGCGGAGCTGGTGGAGCGGGCTTCGGCGGACCTGCGGGAAGCGGAACGCGGACTCGGCACGAGCGCGGTGAAGGAGGGTCTGGAGATCCTCCGCGACCACCGCGACGGGCTGCGGGCGGCCGTGGACCCGCCGGGTCTGACGGAGGAGTCGCACCGCTACTTCATGCGCGAGTACGTCCCGCTGGTCAACCGGACGGTGATCGGCCCGCAGAAGGAGCGCATCCACGAGCTGCTCCGGCTCATCGCCGCGGGGGTGGTCGTGCCCGGCCCCGGGCCGAGGGCCGAGCTCTCCCCGGACGGGGACGGCTGGGTGCTCAGCTCGACGGCGCTGGACGAGCCCCACCGCATCACGGTCGACCTGGTGATCAAGGCCAACATGGACTGGCCGGTCATCGACCCCGAACTGGACCCGATCGCCTGCTCGCTGCGCGACTGGTCCGCCCCCGGCGCCGAAGGGGCGCTGCGCCTGGACCGGGACGGCTTCGTCGCCCCGGCCCAGGACTCCGACGGCCACCGGGCGGTGGCCGTGTTCGGGCCCCCTGCCGAGGGGGCCAGCTACTACAACCACTACGTGCCGTCACCAGGCGTCTGGTCCCGTGCTCTGACCGACCTCGACCGTGTCCTCGGGCCCGTGCTCGGCACCGGACGTTCCACCGGTTCGCCCGACGGCGACCGGTCGGCTCAGTAA
- the sbnB gene encoding 2,3-diaminopropionate biosynthesis protein SbnB translates to MFSFDVVPGKVVKDILDTSAAQVVDLVEDAYLRHDAGQTVNPDSYFLRFPEKPDARIIALPASIELAEDHAVGIKWISSFPGNVADGIPRASAALILNDYATGYPKALLEAATVSAVRTAASAAVAARAFARWVTPDGRVSFIGAGVIARTILRYLVATGYPLESVEVFDLHAESAQNLARFATEELGLQAKPIGSLSEALTAQTVITTTTAGTPYIGQLLRPGQLALNISLRDFQPEVILAASNYFDDVEHCMKANTSPHLAEQVSGGRDFVSGTLADVLRGRTQPQANRGLVFSPFGLGVLDLAVGQYVLDAAREKGLTVEIPDFFGETSRW, encoded by the coding sequence ATGTTCTCGTTTGATGTGGTGCCCGGCAAGGTCGTCAAGGACATCCTCGACACCTCCGCGGCCCAGGTCGTCGACCTGGTCGAGGACGCCTATCTGCGTCACGACGCGGGCCAGACGGTCAACCCCGACAGCTACTTCCTGCGCTTCCCCGAGAAGCCGGACGCGCGGATCATCGCCCTGCCCGCCTCGATCGAGCTGGCCGAGGACCACGCCGTCGGGATCAAGTGGATCTCCAGCTTCCCCGGGAACGTCGCCGACGGCATCCCGCGGGCTTCGGCGGCCCTGATCCTGAACGACTACGCCACCGGCTACCCGAAGGCGCTGCTGGAAGCGGCCACCGTCAGCGCGGTCCGCACCGCGGCCTCCGCCGCGGTGGCGGCGCGGGCGTTCGCCCGGTGGGTGACCCCGGACGGCCGGGTCTCGTTCATCGGCGCCGGTGTCATCGCCAGGACGATCCTGCGCTACCTGGTGGCCACCGGCTATCCGCTGGAGTCCGTCGAGGTCTTCGACCTGCACGCCGAGTCGGCGCAGAACCTGGCCCGCTTCGCGACCGAGGAACTGGGTCTCCAGGCGAAGCCGATCGGCAGCCTGAGCGAGGCGCTGACCGCCCAGACGGTGATCACCACGACGACCGCCGGCACCCCGTACATCGGGCAGCTGCTCCGCCCGGGCCAGCTGGCGCTCAACATCTCCCTGCGCGACTTCCAGCCCGAGGTCATCCTCGCCGCCTCGAACTACTTCGACGACGTCGAGCACTGCATGAAGGCCAACACCTCCCCGCATCTGGCCGAACAGGTCTCCGGGGGCCGGGACTTCGTGAGCGGAACGCTCGCGGACGTGCTCCGGGGCCGGACCCAGCCGCAGGCCAACCGCGGCCTCGTCTTCTCCCCGTTCGGCCTGGGTGTGCTGGACCTCGCGGTCGGTCAGTACGTCCTCGACGCGGCCCGCGAGAAGGGCCTCACGGTGGAGATCCCGGACTTCTTCGGAGAGACGAGCCGCTGGTGA
- the sbnA gene encoding 2,3-diaminopropionate biosynthesis protein SbnA yields MTLIAEHVHDLILDDIYLRVSGLEGLNRLYLKVEGFNPGGSVKMKTARGLIHSAENSGADLANMRLIESTSGNLGISLAVICAAKNYRLTLVTDPNSNATAVAIMRALGAEVVMITERDDNGGYLGSRISYIQQLQADDPHVYWLNQYENPTNPTAHEQATAPSVLREFGEVDYLFLGVGTGGTLMGCIDYFRRRSPQTRIIAVDTAGSVNFQPTSGPRHIPGLGTSQRPPILDNQAPDEVLLIPEWETVRECRWLARSSGLLTGGSTGTVLAGIRRLAPGIPPDATVVAISPDLGERYLNSVYDDTWVAERGLDKAPLTDQQLPEEELDVLV; encoded by the coding sequence ATGACGTTGATTGCTGAGCATGTCCATGACCTTATCCTGGATGACATATATCTCCGGGTCTCGGGGCTCGAAGGCCTGAACCGGCTCTACTTGAAGGTCGAGGGATTCAACCCCGGCGGTTCGGTCAAGATGAAGACCGCCCGGGGACTGATCCACTCCGCGGAGAACTCGGGCGCGGATCTGGCGAACATGCGGCTCATCGAGTCCACCTCCGGAAATCTGGGAATCTCCCTCGCCGTCATCTGCGCGGCGAAGAACTACCGGCTGACGCTGGTGACCGACCCGAATTCCAACGCGACGGCCGTGGCCATCATGCGTGCCCTCGGGGCGGAGGTCGTGATGATCACCGAGCGCGACGACAACGGTGGTTATCTGGGCTCCAGGATTTCCTACATCCAGCAGCTGCAGGCCGACGATCCTCATGTGTACTGGCTCAACCAGTACGAGAATCCGACGAACCCCACGGCGCACGAGCAGGCCACCGCGCCCTCGGTGCTGAGGGAGTTCGGGGAGGTCGACTACCTCTTCCTGGGGGTGGGCACCGGCGGCACGCTGATGGGCTGCATCGACTACTTCCGCCGCCGCAGCCCGCAGACCCGGATCATCGCGGTCGACACCGCCGGTTCGGTCAACTTCCAGCCAACCTCGGGCCCTCGGCACATCCCAGGGCTCGGAACCAGCCAGCGTCCTCCGATCCTCGACAACCAGGCGCCCGACGAGGTCCTGCTGATCCCCGAGTGGGAAACGGTGCGCGAATGCCGCTGGCTGGCCAGGAGCTCCGGGCTGCTCACGGGCGGCTCGACCGGCACGGTCCTGGCCGGCATCCGCCGGCTGGCCCCCGGGATCCCGCCCGACGCGACCGTGGTGGCGATCTCCCCGGACCTGGGCGAGCGCTACCTGAACTCCGTATACGACGACACGTGGGTGGCCGAGCGAGGCCTGGACAAGGCCCCGCTCACCGATCAGCAGCTACCCGAGGAGGAACTCGATGTTCTCGTTTGA